CCTAATAATTATCGGCATGGATACCTCCCCGATCGTTTACTTCTATAACTACACTTTGGCCGCCCTGCAATGTTCTACCCTATACTGTTCTACCTTATCCTGTTCTGCCTTATCCCTTGCCAGGCCTGCCTTATTCCTCCGGATCACCCTTCTTCTCCGGATCACCTTTCTTCTCCCTTTCTTGGGGGGGATCAGCAGTGAACATCTCCTCAAAGAACCGGCTCTTTCTGAAGATCATATCGGCGAAGCGGGTCATGACTTCCGATTTAAAAATAATGACGACCCCTTTGCGCTTATTGCCAAAGACGACCAGCTTCTCTCCCGCTTCAATCCCCAGCTCTTCTCTGGCTTCCGCAGGAATAACCACTTGTCCCCGCTCTCCCATCACTGTGGAGCCGTAAAACTTGCCATGATGCATTTTTCTCTTACCTCCCATTATCAGTATGATATATCATACTAATCATACTTGCAAATTAATTGATCAAAAAAGGCATTTCCCGCCCAGCCAGCGGAAACATGCCTTTTCTTTAATCTTCAAAAACTATTCATTTCTCTTCATATCCTTACTGTCTTATCGACAGCAGGGTTTGCTTAAGCTCAGATTCTATGGCAGTAAGCTCTGACTCCGCAGCCAGCCGTTCTTCCTTGCCCTTTCTTTGAATGTCCAGCACACCGTTAATGGTTTCGATTAAATCCTGATTGACCTTTTTGATGGTTTCTATGGACACGATTCCTCTTTCGCTTTCCTTAGCCACACCCAGAGTGCCTGCTTTAAGTATTTCCGAGTTTTTCTTCAAAAGCTCGTTGGTCATGTCCGTCACCTTGGTCTGGGCTTCCAGGGCGGCCTTGGCATTGGCCAGACCCAGA
This genomic stretch from Desulfitobacterium chlororespirans DSM 11544 harbors:
- a CDS encoding AbrB/MazE/SpoVT family DNA-binding domain-containing protein gives rise to the protein MHHGKFYGSTVMGERGQVVIPAEAREELGIEAGEKLVVFGNKRKGVVIIFKSEVMTRFADMIFRKSRFFEEMFTADPPQEREKKGDPEKKGDPEE